A portion of the Myripristis murdjan chromosome 13, fMyrMur1.1, whole genome shotgun sequence genome contains these proteins:
- the paf1 gene encoding RNA polymerase II-associated factor 1 homolog isoform X2: MAPTIQTQAQREDGHRTSSHRTVPERSGVVCRVKYCNSLPDIPFDPKFITYPFDQHRFVQYKATSLEKQHKHELLTEPDLGVTIDLINPDTYRIDPNIILDPADEKLLEEDIQAPSSSKRSQQHAKVVPWMRKTEYISTEFNRYGVSNEKVEVKIGVSVKQQFTEEEIYKDRDSQIAAIEKTFEDAQKSIAQHYSKPRVTPVEILPVFPDFKMWINPCAQVIFDSDPAPKDMSGPAGVEMMSQAMIRGMMDEEGNQFVAYFLPNEETLRKRKRDMEEEMDYMPDELYDYKIAREYNWNVKNKASKGYEENYFFIFRDGDGVYYNELETRVRLSKRRAKAGAQSTTNAVLVCKHRDMNEKELEAQEARKAQLENHEPEDEEEDMDMDKDMQDSGDDKDKGSGSEAENSDSESDREDEDREHRGEDDEEDEEGGKRRRKASGSGSESGEERTREMRDEEEIFGSDDDSDDNEPKNSARSSGEEGSGSEDEGGDRGRRSASGSPAHSDRSSDHSEARAQSGSGSEQGSDSSDASDSE, translated from the exons ATGGCTCCAACTATCCAGACACAAGCTCAACGAGAGGACGGCCACag GACGTCCTCTCACAGAACTGTCCCAGAGAG GTCGGGAGTGGTCTGTCGGGTGAAATACTGCAACAGCCTGCCTGATATCCCTTTTGACCCCAAATTCATCACATATCCATTCGACCAGCACAG GTTTGTACAGTATAAAGCCACCTCTCTAGAGAAGCAGCACAAGCATGAGCTCCTGACCGAGCCAGACCTTGGAGTCACCATCGATCTCATCAACCCAGACACCTACCGCATAGACCCCAACA TTATCTTGGATCCGGCTGATGAAAAGCTACTGGAAGAGGACATCCAGGCTCCTTCCAGCTCTAAGAG GTCACAACAGCACGCCAAAGTCGTCCCATGgatgagaaaaacagaatatatcTCTACAGAGTTCAACAGATATGGTGTCTCCAATGAAAAAGTGGAAGTCAA aATTGGAGTGTCTGTCAAACAGCAGTTTACAGAGGAGGAGAtttacaaagacagagacagccaGATCGCTGCCATTGAAAAGACATTTGAGGACGCACAGAAATCA aTCGCGCAGCACTACAGTAAACCCCGAGTTACTCCTGTGGAGATACTGCCTGTATTTCCTGACTTCAAG ATGTGGATCAACCCATGTGCTCAGGTCATCTTTGACTCTGATCCTGCACCTAAAGACATGTCAGGACCTGCTGGAGTTGAAATGATGTCTCAGGCCATGATCAG AGGTATGATGGATGAGGAAGGAAATCAGTTTGTGGCCTACTTCCTGCCTAATGAGGAAACGCTCCGAAAGCGCAAGAGAGatatggaggaggagatggattATATGCCAGATGAGCT gtaTGACTACAAGATAGCCAGAGAGTACAACTGGAATGTCAAGAACAAAGCCAGCAAGGGTTATGAAGAGAACTACTTCTTCATCTTCAGAGATGGAGATGGTGTTTACTACAATGAACTCGAGACCAG AGTGCGTCTGAGTAAGAGGAGAGCCAAGGCTGGAGCACAGTCGACCACAAACGCTGTGCTGGTGTGTAAGCACAGAGACATGAACGAGAAGGAGCTTGAAGCCCAG GAGGCCCGTAAAGCTCAGCTGGAGAACCACGAgccagaggatgaagaggaagacaTGGACATGGATAAAGACATGCAGGACTCTG GTGATGACAAAGACAAGGGCAGTGGGAGCGAGGCAGAGAACTCCGACAGCGAATCGGACAGGGAGGATGAAGACCGGGAGCACAGgggagaagatgatgaagaggatgaggagggaggcAAGCGGAGGAGGAAAGCCAGTGGCAGCGGGAGtgagagcggcgaggagaggaCCAGAGAGATGCGAGACGAGGAAGAGATCTTTGGCAGCGACGACGACAGCGACGACAACGAGCCCAAGAACTCTGCCAGGAGCAGCGGGGAGGAGGGCAGCGGGAGCGAGGATGAAGGAGGcgacagaggcaggaggagcgCCAGCGGCTCTCCGGCGCACAGCGACCGCAGCAGTGACCACTCGGAGGCCCGCGCTCAGAGTGGAAGTGGGAGCGAGCAAGGTTCAGATTCCAGCGACGCCAGTGACAGTGAATGA
- the paf1 gene encoding RNA polymerase II-associated factor 1 homolog isoform X1: MAPTIQTQAQREDGHSRTSSHRTVPERSGVVCRVKYCNSLPDIPFDPKFITYPFDQHRFVQYKATSLEKQHKHELLTEPDLGVTIDLINPDTYRIDPNIILDPADEKLLEEDIQAPSSSKRSQQHAKVVPWMRKTEYISTEFNRYGVSNEKVEVKIGVSVKQQFTEEEIYKDRDSQIAAIEKTFEDAQKSIAQHYSKPRVTPVEILPVFPDFKMWINPCAQVIFDSDPAPKDMSGPAGVEMMSQAMIRGMMDEEGNQFVAYFLPNEETLRKRKRDMEEEMDYMPDELYDYKIAREYNWNVKNKASKGYEENYFFIFRDGDGVYYNELETRVRLSKRRAKAGAQSTTNAVLVCKHRDMNEKELEAQEARKAQLENHEPEDEEEDMDMDKDMQDSGDDKDKGSGSEAENSDSESDREDEDREHRGEDDEEDEEGGKRRRKASGSGSESGEERTREMRDEEEIFGSDDDSDDNEPKNSARSSGEEGSGSEDEGGDRGRRSASGSPAHSDRSSDHSEARAQSGSGSEQGSDSSDASDSE; the protein is encoded by the exons ATGGCTCCAACTATCCAGACACAAGCTCAACGAGAGGACGGCCACag taGGACGTCCTCTCACAGAACTGTCCCAGAGAG GTCGGGAGTGGTCTGTCGGGTGAAATACTGCAACAGCCTGCCTGATATCCCTTTTGACCCCAAATTCATCACATATCCATTCGACCAGCACAG GTTTGTACAGTATAAAGCCACCTCTCTAGAGAAGCAGCACAAGCATGAGCTCCTGACCGAGCCAGACCTTGGAGTCACCATCGATCTCATCAACCCAGACACCTACCGCATAGACCCCAACA TTATCTTGGATCCGGCTGATGAAAAGCTACTGGAAGAGGACATCCAGGCTCCTTCCAGCTCTAAGAG GTCACAACAGCACGCCAAAGTCGTCCCATGgatgagaaaaacagaatatatcTCTACAGAGTTCAACAGATATGGTGTCTCCAATGAAAAAGTGGAAGTCAA aATTGGAGTGTCTGTCAAACAGCAGTTTACAGAGGAGGAGAtttacaaagacagagacagccaGATCGCTGCCATTGAAAAGACATTTGAGGACGCACAGAAATCA aTCGCGCAGCACTACAGTAAACCCCGAGTTACTCCTGTGGAGATACTGCCTGTATTTCCTGACTTCAAG ATGTGGATCAACCCATGTGCTCAGGTCATCTTTGACTCTGATCCTGCACCTAAAGACATGTCAGGACCTGCTGGAGTTGAAATGATGTCTCAGGCCATGATCAG AGGTATGATGGATGAGGAAGGAAATCAGTTTGTGGCCTACTTCCTGCCTAATGAGGAAACGCTCCGAAAGCGCAAGAGAGatatggaggaggagatggattATATGCCAGATGAGCT gtaTGACTACAAGATAGCCAGAGAGTACAACTGGAATGTCAAGAACAAAGCCAGCAAGGGTTATGAAGAGAACTACTTCTTCATCTTCAGAGATGGAGATGGTGTTTACTACAATGAACTCGAGACCAG AGTGCGTCTGAGTAAGAGGAGAGCCAAGGCTGGAGCACAGTCGACCACAAACGCTGTGCTGGTGTGTAAGCACAGAGACATGAACGAGAAGGAGCTTGAAGCCCAG GAGGCCCGTAAAGCTCAGCTGGAGAACCACGAgccagaggatgaagaggaagacaTGGACATGGATAAAGACATGCAGGACTCTG GTGATGACAAAGACAAGGGCAGTGGGAGCGAGGCAGAGAACTCCGACAGCGAATCGGACAGGGAGGATGAAGACCGGGAGCACAGgggagaagatgatgaagaggatgaggagggaggcAAGCGGAGGAGGAAAGCCAGTGGCAGCGGGAGtgagagcggcgaggagaggaCCAGAGAGATGCGAGACGAGGAAGAGATCTTTGGCAGCGACGACGACAGCGACGACAACGAGCCCAAGAACTCTGCCAGGAGCAGCGGGGAGGAGGGCAGCGGGAGCGAGGATGAAGGAGGcgacagaggcaggaggagcgCCAGCGGCTCTCCGGCGCACAGCGACCGCAGCAGTGACCACTCGGAGGCCCGCGCTCAGAGTGGAAGTGGGAGCGAGCAAGGTTCAGATTCCAGCGACGCCAGTGACAGTGAATGA
- the LOC115370352 gene encoding inhibitor of apoptosis protein-like, whose translation MSERELARLRLALVERLSTPLIKDLLNDLLAERVFSNEERDSVMENRSRAGQVRLLVDMVRNKGDAASQILLGYLRTRDPTLHRFLFPPAEQEPAAADL comes from the exons atgTCCG AGAGGGAGCTTGCGAGGCTTCGGCTTGCGCTTGTGGAGCGGCTGTCAACCCCCCTGATTAAGGATCTCCTGAATGACCTTTTAGCTGAACGAGTCTTCAGTAACGAGGAGAGAGATTCGGTAATGGAGAATCGGTCCAGGGCAGGCCAGGTGCGCCTCCTCGTAGACATGGTGAGGAACAAAGGAGACGCAGCAAGTCAAATACTGCTCGGTTACCTGAGGACCAGAGACCCTACTCTTCACCGTTTTCTGTTTCCACCCGCTGAGCAAGAGCCTG ctgcagcagaccTCTAG